Proteins encoded in a region of the Cyclopterus lumpus isolate fCycLum1 chromosome 23, fCycLum1.pri, whole genome shotgun sequence genome:
- the rhno1 gene encoding RAD9, HUS1, RAD1-interacting nuclear orphan protein 1, with protein MPRKALKTEKPPLLFLEHPVCGARLQNVPEVRAALNPKEFFTETQNSSALNSWVRPQFDPSVATALPVRRGRRKCPSATSILDSCSQLSRKKSVCTFPSLSFQTRSRDQSHQPKSTRAKKSTESTVVSDTGNRPRGSCRIMRMVSSAQYSDTPKKQTTSITKGNVERFPNGAASSSRCSEQPKTPSIQVTEKCRISADGVSTPASNEFCATEVSSVSPPPDVDTPKLTQGGSRCPPFTTLQLLPPQPCTPPCNQPPDILVADTPEQDYGVKVTWRRRRGLMMLLKERGHLSDSDALINS; from the exons ATGCCCCGTAAAGCCTTAAAGACTGAGAAGCCTCCCCTGCTGTTCCTGGAGCACCCTGTGTGTGGAGCCAGACTCCAAAATGTGCCTGAAGTCCGAGCAGCACTCAACCCCAAAGAGTTTTTTACAGAGACACAGAACAGCTCAGCTCTTAATTCTTGG GTACGACCACAATTCGACCCTTCAGTTGCAACTGCGCTGCCGGTGAGACGAGGGAGGAGAAAATGCCCCTCTGCCACAAGCATCCTTGACAGTTGCAGTCAGCTGTCCAGAAAGAAGAGTGTGTGCACATTCCCCTCGTTATCATTTCAGACAAGGTCAAGAGACCAATCTCATCAACCGAAGAGCACACGCGCAAAGAAATCTACTGAGTCCACTGTTGTGTCTGACACAGGAAATCGGCCACGGGGATCATGCCGAATCATGAGGATGGTTTCAAGTGCACAGTACTCTGACACACCAAAGAAACAGACAACCTCAATCACAAAAGGGAATGTGGAGAGATTTCCTAATGGCGCTGCATCCTCCAGCAGATGTTCGGAGCAGCCTAAAACTCCATCTATTCAAGTGACTGAGAAATGCAGAATTTCAGCAGATGGTGTATCAACACCTGCCTCCAATGAGTTCTGCGCCACTGAGGTCAGCAGTGTCAGTCCACCACCTGATGTGGACACTCCAAAACTAACTCAAGGAGGGAGTAGATGTCCCCCCTTCACCACTCTACAATTGCTACCGCCTCAGCCATGTACACCACCATGTAATCAGCCACCTGACATATTAGTGGCTGACACACCAGAGCAGGATTACGGGGTGAAggtgacatggaggaggaggaggggtttgATGATGTTGTTAAAAGAGAGGGGCCATCTCTCTGATTCAGATGCTCTAATTAACAGCTGA